In Salinigranum marinum, one DNA window encodes the following:
- a CDS encoding SHOCT domain-containing protein — translation MGPHGGAGTGTMQWGAAGGAGFGLLWWLVLLAIALALVVGAVYLVHRLDASATTEQDAVDVLRSRYASGEIDDEEFERRRTRLDGGPSA, via the coding sequence ATGGGTCCACACGGTGGAGCCGGCACCGGAACGATGCAGTGGGGGGCGGCCGGAGGGGCCGGCTTCGGGCTCCTCTGGTGGCTCGTCCTCCTGGCGATCGCCCTCGCGCTCGTCGTCGGTGCCGTATACCTCGTGCACCGGCTCGACGCGAGCGCCACGACCGAGCAGGACGCGGTGGACGTCCTCAGATCGCGGTACGCCAGCGGTGAGATCGACGACGAGGAGTTCGAACGGCGTCGCACGCGGCTCGACGGCGGGCCGTCGGCCTGA